A DNA window from Pseudanabaena sp. FACHB-2040 contains the following coding sequences:
- the crtL gene encoding lycopene beta cyclase: MFDALVIGSGPAGLAIAAALCEAGLTVQGLTPTSPDAEWPNTYGIWCDELEALGLTDLLAHRWTDSTAYFGPEEMALNREYGLFDKRKLQAHLLGQCDRNSLSWYQDAAASLEHTADHSRITTQGGQELKARIVIDASGHKPVFIRRSQSIPVAFQAAYGIVGRFSSPPVRSGQFVLMDYRSDHLSAKERQEPPTFLYAMDMGNDVYFVEETSLSHNPAVSFKVLEQRLHQRLAYRGVHLKEAHHVEHCLFPMNLPLPDFDQPIVGFGGAAGMVHPASGYMVGALLRRAPGLADAIAQALNASNPTPTETAHAAWKTLWSQEKVRKHYLYLFGLEKLMRFDEQQLTSFFTTFFSLPQSEWSGFLADTHPTPELLRAMLHLFGIAPNKVRLGLMNTAGREGRLFWQAVTA, translated from the coding sequence GTGTTTGATGCATTGGTGATTGGTTCTGGACCTGCGGGACTGGCCATCGCAGCAGCCCTCTGTGAGGCAGGTCTAACTGTCCAAGGTTTGACCCCGACCAGCCCCGATGCAGAGTGGCCCAACACGTACGGCATCTGGTGCGATGAACTCGAAGCGCTAGGGCTTACCGATCTTTTGGCCCACCGCTGGACTGATTCAACGGCCTACTTTGGGCCTGAAGAAATGGCGCTGAATCGAGAGTATGGGCTGTTTGATAAGCGCAAGCTGCAGGCGCATTTACTGGGGCAGTGCGATCGCAACTCTCTATCCTGGTACCAAGACGCGGCCGCCAGCCTTGAGCATACCGCCGACCACTCCCGCATCACGACCCAGGGAGGCCAAGAACTCAAGGCCCGGATCGTCATTGATGCCAGCGGTCACAAACCCGTTTTCATCCGGCGCTCTCAGTCGATTCCCGTAGCCTTTCAAGCCGCCTACGGCATTGTAGGCCGGTTCTCATCGCCCCCAGTTCGCTCTGGCCAATTTGTCTTGATGGACTATCGCTCTGATCACCTCTCTGCCAAAGAACGCCAAGAGCCGCCGACCTTTCTCTACGCGATGGATATGGGCAACGACGTCTACTTTGTCGAGGAAACCTCGCTCTCCCATAACCCTGCTGTGTCCTTCAAGGTGTTGGAACAGCGCCTGCACCAGCGGCTAGCCTACCGGGGGGTTCATCTCAAGGAAGCCCACCATGTTGAGCATTGCCTGTTTCCGATGAATCTACCCCTGCCCGACTTTGATCAGCCCATCGTGGGCTTTGGCGGGGCGGCTGGCATGGTGCATCCGGCTTCTGGCTATATGGTAGGAGCACTGCTGCGACGAGCCCCAGGACTGGCAGATGCGATCGCACAGGCCCTCAACGCTAGCAACCCAACCCCTACAGAGACCGCCCACGCTGCTTGGAAGACTCTGTGGTCTCAGGAAAAGGTGCGCAAGCACTATCTCTACCTCTTTGGCCTAGAAAAGCTGATGCGCTTCGACGAGCAGCAACTCACCAGCTTCTTCACTACCTTCTTCAGCCTGCCCCAATCGGAGTGGTCAGGTTTCTTGGCCGACACTCACCCCACTCCCGAACTGCTGCGGGCCATGCTCCATCTCTTTGGCATTGCTCCGAACAAGGTTCGGCTTGGCTTAATGAATACAGCCGGTCGGGAAGGTCGCCTCTTCTGGCAGGCCGTTACTGCCTAA
- the puuE gene encoding allantoinase PuuE — protein sequence MNNFPTSAQTPPYPRDLIGYGRTPPDPKWPGNARVAVQFVINYEEGSENCILHGDAASETFLSESVGAQPLMGVRNMNMESMYEYGSRAGFWRLHRLFTKRQLPVTVYGVAMALARNPEAVAAMQEADWEIASHGYRWIDYQYIGEETEREHIRKAIDVHTQAIGTRPLGFYQGRISPNTRRLVVEEGGFLYDADSYSDDLPYWIHDYGKPHLVIPYTLDNNDMRFATYAGFNAGDQFFAYLRDAFDTLYEEGQDAPKMMSIGLHCRLAGRPGRTAALARFLDHVQAHDRAWVCRRVEIARHWHEHHAPA from the coding sequence ATGAACAATTTCCCTACATCCGCCCAGACTCCGCCCTACCCTCGCGACCTAATAGGCTATGGCCGCACCCCGCCCGATCCAAAATGGCCGGGCAATGCGCGAGTTGCTGTGCAGTTTGTGATCAACTACGAGGAAGGCAGCGAAAACTGCATTCTTCACGGCGATGCTGCCTCAGAAACCTTTCTCTCAGAGAGCGTAGGAGCGCAGCCTCTGATGGGCGTGCGCAACATGAACATGGAGTCGATGTATGAATACGGCAGTCGGGCTGGGTTCTGGCGACTGCACCGGCTGTTTACGAAGCGGCAATTGCCGGTCACGGTCTACGGTGTAGCGATGGCCCTAGCCCGTAACCCCGAAGCGGTGGCGGCCATGCAGGAAGCTGACTGGGAAATCGCCAGCCACGGCTATCGCTGGATTGACTACCAGTACATCGGGGAAGAAACCGAGCGGGAACACATTCGGAAAGCGATCGACGTCCACACCCAAGCAATCGGAACCCGTCCCTTGGGCTTTTACCAGGGCCGTATCAGTCCCAATACCCGTCGTCTGGTGGTGGAGGAAGGCGGCTTTCTCTACGATGCCGACAGCTACTCAGACGATCTGCCCTACTGGATACATGACTACGGCAAGCCCCATCTGGTCATTCCCTACACCCTCGACAACAACGATATGCGCTTTGCCACCTATGCCGGGTTTAACGCCGGGGATCAATTTTTTGCTTACCTACGAGATGCCTTTGACACGCTCTACGAAGAGGGCCAGGATGCACCCAAGATGATGAGCATCGGTCTGCACTGCCGCCTAGCCGGTCGCCCTGGTCGCACAGCCGCGTTGGCGCGGTTTCTCGACCATGTGCAGGCCCATGACCGGGCTTGGGTTTGCCGTCGCGTGGAGATTGCGCGTCACTGGCACGAACATCATGCCCCTGCCTAG
- a CDS encoding DUF362 domain-containing protein, whose translation MVPQVSLTRAQTYDRNELRQHLEAVLAPLGGMAAFVKPGDRVLLKPNLLTGSRPTKECTTRPELVYCVAQMVQAVGGKPFLGDSPAFGSARGVAKANGLLPLAEEIGLPIVELHGHRYATANSGDFDHLRLSKEAMEADVVINLPKVKSHVQLTLTLGVKNLFGCVPGKMKAWWHMEAGKDRQRFGTMLVETARLIDPDLTILDGIIGHEGNGPSGGEPRLLGVLGASADVFALDRAMVEVLGVNPTDVPTVAESLRLGVCGELDAIAFPLFTPADLRVTDWKLPDHLMPIDFGAPRVVKSTFKHFYIRFIKEPIAAYAGR comes from the coding sequence ATGGTTCCCCAAGTCAGCCTGACTCGCGCCCAGACTTACGATCGTAACGAGTTGCGTCAACATCTGGAAGCCGTTTTGGCTCCCCTAGGCGGTATGGCCGCCTTTGTTAAGCCGGGGGATCGGGTGCTGCTAAAGCCCAATCTGCTGACCGGGTCGCGGCCTACGAAGGAATGCACTACCCGGCCTGAGCTGGTTTATTGCGTGGCTCAGATGGTTCAGGCTGTGGGCGGAAAACCCTTTCTAGGCGACAGTCCGGCCTTCGGCAGCGCCCGTGGCGTGGCTAAAGCCAATGGACTGCTGCCTTTGGCCGAAGAGATTGGTCTACCGATTGTCGAACTGCATGGGCACCGCTACGCCACTGCTAACAGCGGCGACTTTGACCACCTGCGGCTGTCAAAAGAGGCCATGGAGGCCGACGTGGTGATCAATCTGCCCAAGGTCAAATCCCACGTGCAGCTTACCCTTACCCTGGGCGTCAAAAATCTCTTTGGCTGCGTTCCCGGCAAGATGAAAGCCTGGTGGCATATGGAAGCAGGCAAAGACCGCCAGCGCTTTGGCACCATGCTGGTGGAAACGGCCCGCCTGATCGACCCCGACCTGACGATCCTAGACGGCATTATTGGCCATGAGGGCAATGGTCCTAGCGGCGGCGAACCTCGGCTGCTGGGAGTTTTGGGAGCTTCTGCTGATGTTTTTGCCCTGGATCGGGCGATGGTAGAAGTGCTGGGGGTAAACCCGACAGACGTGCCTACCGTAGCTGAGTCTTTGCGGTTGGGGGTGTGTGGGGAGCTGGATGCGATCGCATTTCCCCTCTTCACCCCCGCCGATCTGCGCGTCACCGACTGGAAGCTGCCCGATCACCTGATGCCTATTGACTTTGGCGCACCCCGCGTCGTCAAGTCTACCTTCAAGCACTTCTATATTCGATTTATTAAAGAGCCCATTGCGGCTTATGCCGGTCGATGA
- a CDS encoding DUF554 domain-containing protein: MLSFWAKTSGTWINVMTILLGTGVGLLLRDRLPQAMRQIITQAVGLMTLVIGFSMVQSLPRIEAGPIDGIILALLAMVAGGLLGEWGQIEKRLIGVGDFLKKQFRGGGRFTEGFVAASLLFVIGPMAILGSLNNGLSGDHTILALKSTMDGLASVALTGSYGVGVGFSILPVLVYQAGLSLLAGTLATALPDPTNDPRILIVTGIGGMIILGLSLNLLEVGKVRVASFLPALLVGPLVVAIVKAWL, from the coding sequence ATGCTTTCGTTTTGGGCTAAAACCAGCGGCACCTGGATCAATGTCATGACGATTCTGCTGGGAACTGGCGTTGGGCTGCTGCTGCGCGATCGCTTGCCCCAAGCCATGCGGCAGATTATTACCCAGGCAGTAGGGCTAATGACCCTAGTGATCGGCTTTAGCATGGTGCAGAGCTTACCTAGAATCGAAGCCGGACCGATTGACGGCATTATTCTGGCGCTGCTGGCGATGGTAGCCGGGGGGCTGCTGGGAGAATGGGGCCAGATCGAGAAACGCCTGATAGGGGTAGGGGATTTCTTGAAAAAGCAGTTTCGCGGCGGGGGCCGCTTTACGGAAGGGTTTGTGGCGGCTAGTCTGCTGTTTGTAATCGGCCCCATGGCGATTTTGGGCAGCCTCAACAATGGGCTTTCTGGCGATCACACTATCCTGGCCCTCAAATCCACGATGGACGGTTTAGCTTCCGTGGCGCTAACAGGTAGCTATGGCGTAGGGGTTGGCTTTTCGATTCTGCCAGTCTTGGTCTACCAAGCTGGACTGTCGCTGCTGGCGGGCACGTTGGCCACAGCCCTGCCCGATCCAACCAACGACCCCCGTATTCTCATCGTGACGGGGATCGGCGGCATGATTATCCTGGGGCTTAGCCTTAACCTGTTAGAGGTCGGTAAAGTCAGGGTTGCCTCATTTTTGCCAGCGCTGTTAGTAGGGCCGCTGGTAGTTGCGATAGTCAAAGCCTGGCTATAA
- a CDS encoding carotenoid oxygenase family protein, translating to MLTSEKNQTSASQSFSLKDWQGGYRSQPQEFAYWIEDIEGQIPADLEGTLFRNGPGLLDVGGYPVKHPFDGDGLINSIAFKQGRAFFRSRYIRTEGYVAEQKQGKPVFRGVFGTQKPGGVLANAFDLKLKNIANTHVVYWGGKLLALWEAAEPHRLDPQTLETIGLDDLEDQIAPGGAFTAHPKFDPGHHSGQPRMVGFSVKSGVSSTITLYEFDLDGKPLSSHSHTVPGFAFLHDFAITPNYAIFFQNPVTLNPLPYVLGFKGAAECIAFNEKAPTKIVVIPRNGEGPVQFIDTDPCFVFHHANAFEVDGRIVVDSIRYSDFPSLKGGENYLNVDFDQVPEGQLWRFTVDLAAGTADPTPLVSRSVEFPTLNPERVGLSHRYLFIGATHSPTGNAPLQAILKLDLETQQEQIWSAAPRGFIGEPVFVPQPQGQSEDAGWILILVYNAERTCSDLVILDAQNLEADPVARLKLNHHIPYGLHGSFVETYFGPA from the coding sequence ATGCTAACCAGTGAAAAGAACCAAACTTCAGCCAGCCAAAGCTTCAGCCTAAAAGACTGGCAGGGCGGATACCGATCTCAGCCCCAAGAATTTGCTTACTGGATTGAGGACATCGAGGGTCAAATTCCAGCTGACTTGGAAGGCACCCTCTTTCGCAACGGCCCTGGCCTGCTCGATGTCGGCGGCTACCCCGTCAAGCATCCCTTTGATGGTGACGGCCTGATCAACAGCATTGCCTTTAAGCAGGGTCGAGCCTTTTTCCGCAGCCGCTACATTCGCACTGAAGGATATGTGGCCGAGCAAAAGCAGGGCAAGCCTGTTTTTCGTGGCGTCTTTGGCACCCAAAAACCAGGCGGCGTCTTGGCCAATGCGTTTGACCTGAAGCTGAAAAATATTGCCAACACCCACGTTGTCTACTGGGGCGGCAAGCTGCTAGCGCTCTGGGAAGCGGCAGAACCTCACCGCCTCGATCCTCAAACCCTAGAAACCATCGGTCTTGATGACCTAGAGGACCAAATCGCGCCCGGTGGTGCTTTTACGGCTCACCCCAAGTTCGACCCCGGCCACCACAGCGGTCAGCCCCGCATGGTCGGGTTCTCGGTTAAATCTGGCGTTTCCAGCACCATTACCCTCTACGAATTTGACCTGGACGGCAAACCCCTCTCCAGCCATAGCCACACCGTGCCGGGCTTTGCCTTCCTACACGACTTTGCTATCACCCCCAATTACGCCATCTTTTTTCAAAACCCGGTCACCCTCAACCCGCTGCCCTACGTGTTGGGGTTCAAGGGTGCAGCAGAGTGCATCGCCTTCAATGAAAAAGCCCCCACCAAGATCGTTGTGATCCCTAGAAACGGCGAGGGGCCAGTGCAATTTATTGATACCGATCCCTGCTTTGTATTCCACCACGCCAATGCATTCGAGGTTGACGGGCGTATTGTCGTAGACTCCATTCGCTACAGCGATTTTCCCTCTCTCAAAGGCGGCGAAAACTACTTAAACGTTGATTTCGACCAGGTGCCCGAGGGTCAACTCTGGCGCTTTACTGTAGACTTGGCCGCTGGCACCGCAGATCCCACGCCTTTAGTTAGCCGCAGCGTTGAGTTCCCCACACTAAACCCCGAACGGGTGGGGTTGTCTCACCGCTATCTATTTATTGGGGCAACTCACTCACCAACAGGAAATGCACCCCTGCAGGCCATCCTAAAGCTGGACCTAGAGACCCAGCAGGAGCAAATTTGGAGCGCTGCGCCCCGAGGCTTCATTGGAGAGCCGGTCTTTGTACCCCAACCCCAGGGACAGTCAGAGGATGCGGGCTGGATTTTAATTCTGGTCTACAACGCTGAGCGCACCTGCTCTGATCTGGTCATTCTAGATGCTCAAAACCTGGAGGCTGACCCCGTTGCCCGGCTCAAGCTAAATCACCATATTCCCTACGGGCTGCACGGCAGTTTTGTGGAGACCTATTTTGGCCCGGCTTAG